In one window of Opitutus sp. GAS368 DNA:
- the infC gene encoding translation initiation factor IF-3 yields MALSSPSPGGRPPYNRDNRRNNDPFAAIRRNMRIKSPQVRVISPEGRQLGIMDTQKAIALALQFNLDLVEVAAAATPPVCRIMDFGKYVYEEQKKHAHSKPAGAKLKEIEFTVRIEKGDFNTKVRHAEEFLDHGNKVKLRLKFRGREMAHTEMGFEVMKRALTDLETMGTPDSPPKLSGKQINVMLSPLPVNKRKPKFHVRAPNQPTAPVSPPPPAAP; encoded by the coding sequence ATGGCACTATCTTCTCCTTCGCCCGGCGGCCGCCCCCCCTATAACCGCGACAACCGTCGCAACAACGATCCCTTCGCCGCCATCCGCCGTAACATGCGGATCAAGTCGCCCCAGGTCCGCGTCATCAGTCCCGAAGGCCGCCAGTTGGGCATCATGGACACGCAGAAGGCCATCGCCCTCGCGCTGCAGTTCAACCTCGACCTCGTGGAGGTCGCCGCCGCCGCCACCCCGCCGGTGTGCCGCATCATGGATTTTGGCAAATACGTCTACGAGGAGCAGAAGAAGCACGCCCACAGCAAGCCGGCCGGCGCCAAGCTCAAGGAAATCGAATTCACCGTCCGCATCGAGAAAGGCGACTTCAACACCAAGGTCCGCCATGCCGAGGAGTTTCTCGACCACGGCAACAAGGTGAAGCTCCGCCTCAAGTTCCGCGGCCGCGAGATGGCGCACACCGAGATGGGCTTCGAGGTCATGAAGCGCGCGCTGACCGACCTTGAGACCATGGGCACACCCGATTCGCCACCGAAGCTGAGCGGCAAGCAGATCAATGTCATGCTCTCGCCGCTGCCCGTGAACAAGCGCAAGCCCAAGTTCCACGTGCGCGCGCCGAACCAGCCCACGGCTCCGGTCAGCCCGCCGCCGCCCGCCGCCCCGTAA
- the lpxA gene encoding acyl-ACP--UDP-N-acetylglucosamine O-acyltransferase → MSIHPAAIVEDGARLGVGCVLHAHAVIRRHTVLGDGVVVHPFAVVGGDPQYLKFDPATASGVRVGAGTVIREYVTINRSIQAGKDTVVGARCFLMAGSHAGHDCELADDVVLANNVMLAGHVTVGSFTFVGGGAGIHQFVRIGEGVMVGGLTRLTKDVAPFLLVAERDEVPGFNVVGLKRRGFGRPTIGELKDCYRAVFAGGDPRKAAAARLAAGVTSAEARRFLEFFAAGKRGFARPAAGGESSDEE, encoded by the coding sequence ATGAGCATCCATCCCGCCGCGATCGTCGAGGACGGCGCCCGGCTCGGCGTGGGTTGCGTGCTGCACGCCCATGCCGTCATCCGGCGGCACACGGTGCTCGGCGACGGCGTCGTGGTGCACCCCTTCGCCGTGGTGGGCGGCGACCCGCAGTATCTGAAATTCGATCCGGCGACGGCCTCGGGGGTGCGCGTCGGGGCGGGCACGGTGATCCGCGAGTACGTCACGATCAACCGTTCCATCCAGGCCGGCAAGGACACGGTCGTCGGCGCCCGGTGCTTTCTCATGGCGGGTTCGCACGCCGGGCACGACTGCGAGCTGGCCGACGATGTCGTGCTGGCGAACAACGTCATGCTCGCCGGCCATGTCACGGTCGGCAGTTTCACCTTTGTCGGGGGCGGCGCGGGCATCCACCAGTTCGTCCGCATCGGCGAGGGCGTGATGGTGGGCGGGCTCACCCGGCTGACCAAGGACGTGGCGCCGTTCCTCCTGGTCGCCGAGCGCGACGAGGTGCCGGGATTCAACGTGGTCGGTCTCAAGCGCCGCGGCTTCGGCCGCCCGACCATCGGCGAACTCAAGGACTGCTACCGGGCGGTCTTTGCCGGCGGAGATCCGCGCAAGGCGGCGGCGGCCCGGCTCGCGGCGGGAGTCACCAGCGCCGAGGCCCGGCGCTTCCTGGAATTCTTTGCCGCGGGCAAACGCGGCTTTGCCCGGCCGGCGGCGGGAGGAGAATCATCCGATGAGGAGTGA
- the crcB gene encoding fluoride efflux transporter CrcB, which produces MSVLPALLWVALGGAAGSVARALVALSLPGRFPWATLLINVLGSLLIGWLMARLGPVETTTGASMRNLLVTGFCGGFTTFSTFSWQTLEQMQKGQWGAATANVLLSVSLCLVSVWLGFRLGRA; this is translated from the coding sequence GTGAGCGTCCTGCCGGCACTGCTCTGGGTTGCCCTCGGCGGCGCGGCCGGCTCGGTCGCCCGCGCGCTGGTGGCGCTGTCACTGCCGGGCCGTTTCCCGTGGGCCACGCTGCTCATCAACGTCCTCGGCTCGCTGCTGATTGGCTGGCTCATGGCGCGGCTCGGGCCGGTCGAGACCACGACGGGCGCCTCGATGCGCAACCTGCTCGTCACGGGTTTCTGCGGCGGCTTCACGACGTTTTCCACGTTCAGCTGGCAGACCCTCGAGCAGATGCAGAAGGGGCAGTGGGGCGCCGCCACGGCGAACGTGTTGCTGTCGGTCTCGCTCTGTCTGGTGTCGGTCTGGCTGGGTTTCCGGTTGGGCCGCGCATGA
- a CDS encoding alpha/beta hydrolase-fold protein codes for MSAAPRWWRRRPPARTVTERSKPLAVRGLAPRRVTVYLPPGYDPARPQPYPLLVALDGQTMPQWRLAETLDELVGARAIEPVVVAAVPASSERIEEYGTAGQLDFAGRGRHAKAFQDLLMGEVLPWLRENHPVATDAARTGIYGASMGGLGALDVAWRRPQVFGFAGIFSGSLWWRADNSSVAAQQASRIAHRRVRETKARPALRLWFQAGTRDETADRDGNGVIDAIQDTTELVDELVMQGFRRGADVAYHEIAGGEHHESTWARALPEFLRWALPPSPGLRLTGPLRGN; via the coding sequence GCCGCGGCGCGTGACGGTTTATCTGCCGCCTGGCTATGACCCGGCGCGGCCGCAGCCTTACCCGCTCCTGGTGGCGCTCGACGGACAGACCATGCCGCAGTGGCGGCTGGCGGAAACGCTCGACGAGCTCGTCGGGGCCCGGGCGATCGAGCCGGTCGTGGTGGCGGCGGTGCCGGCCTCGTCCGAGCGCATCGAGGAATACGGCACGGCCGGGCAACTGGACTTTGCCGGCCGCGGGCGGCACGCGAAGGCGTTTCAGGATCTGCTGATGGGCGAGGTGCTGCCGTGGCTGCGCGAAAATCATCCGGTGGCGACGGACGCGGCCCGCACCGGGATTTATGGGGCGTCGATGGGCGGACTGGGCGCGCTCGATGTGGCGTGGCGCCGGCCGCAGGTGTTCGGGTTCGCCGGGATCTTCTCCGGCTCGCTGTGGTGGCGCGCCGACAACTCCAGCGTAGCCGCGCAACAGGCGAGCCGGATCGCCCACCGGCGGGTGCGCGAAACCAAGGCCCGGCCGGCATTGCGCCTGTGGTTCCAGGCCGGCACGCGCGACGAGACCGCGGACCGCGACGGCAATGGCGTCATCGACGCCATCCAGGACACGACCGAGCTGGTCGACGAGCTGGTGATGCAGGGCTTCCGGCGCGGGGCCGATGTCGCCTACCACGAGATCGCGGGCGGCGAACACCACGAGAGCACGTGGGCCCGGGCGTTGCCGGAGTTTCTGCGCTGGGCGCTGCCGCCTTCGCCGGGTCTGCGGCTGACAGGGCCGCTGCGCGGGAATTAG
- the pdxA gene encoding 4-hydroxythreonine-4-phosphate dehydrogenase PdxA: protein MTPLAITCGDPAGVGPEIIAQWLAAHPGEVAEVAVIGPANWLATLPAAGAKIAVGLEEFVTKPGQPDGEGALVAWAAMERAAAGCKSGEFSGVVTGPVSKAALAKIGYEFPGQTEFFAAKWGGDPVMAFCGGKLRVVLATWHVPLHQVARLLGPHLLHRTVAAANALARAEGIVAPRIGVCGLNPHAGEGGLLGYEERDLLDPALAHLRAEFPGLSACQPGDTLFARALRGEFDVVVALYHDQGLAPLKAVDFDEAVNVTLGLPFVRTSPDHGTAYGIAGQGKASPRSFANAVTVARRLIKSRSGA, encoded by the coding sequence ATGACGCCGCTGGCTATCACCTGCGGCGATCCCGCCGGCGTTGGGCCGGAGATCATCGCGCAGTGGCTCGCCGCCCATCCCGGCGAGGTGGCGGAGGTCGCCGTCATCGGCCCGGCGAATTGGCTCGCGACACTGCCGGCGGCGGGCGCGAAGATTGCCGTGGGACTCGAGGAATTTGTCACGAAGCCCGGCCAGCCCGACGGCGAGGGTGCACTGGTCGCCTGGGCCGCCATGGAACGCGCGGCGGCGGGCTGCAAGTCCGGCGAGTTTTCCGGTGTCGTGACCGGGCCCGTCAGCAAGGCCGCGCTGGCAAAGATCGGCTACGAATTTCCCGGCCAGACGGAATTCTTCGCGGCGAAGTGGGGTGGCGACCCGGTCATGGCCTTCTGCGGCGGGAAACTGCGCGTCGTGCTTGCGACGTGGCACGTGCCGCTCCACCAGGTCGCGCGCCTGCTCGGCCCGCATCTCCTGCACCGCACGGTGGCGGCGGCGAACGCCCTGGCTCGCGCCGAGGGCATCGTCGCGCCGCGCATCGGCGTGTGTGGACTCAATCCGCACGCCGGCGAGGGCGGCCTGCTCGGCTACGAGGAAAGGGACCTGCTCGATCCCGCGCTCGCGCACCTGCGCGCCGAGTTTCCCGGGCTTTCGGCCTGCCAGCCGGGCGACACCCTGTTCGCCCGCGCGCTGCGCGGCGAGTTCGACGTGGTGGTGGCGCTTTATCACGACCAGGGGCTCGCGCCGCTCAAGGCGGTCGATTTCGACGAGGCGGTGAACGTCACGCTCGGCCTGCCCTTCGTGCGCACCAGCCCGGACCACGGCACGGCCTACGGGATCGCGGGGCAGGGGAAGGCCAGCCCGCGCAGTTTTGCCAACGCCGTCACCGTGGCGCGGCGCTTGATAAAATCCCGTTCCGGCGCATGA
- the aroB gene encoding 3-dehydroquinate synthase — MTDGLTVELGSRSYPIHFSRNASAAIQQDLAEATAKGQQSVLLTDGGVAQAQGEFLSKSFGAIPRLTVNAGEKAKSLESLGRVHDFLAANKINRQGVLWVVGGGVMGDLGGFAAATYLRGIQYVQVPTTLLAMVDSSVGGKTGINLAAGKNLVGAFYHPQAVHIATDFLATLPPREFAAGMAEVIKYGLLGDAALQAQLEGTVLTPAHAGLPAVIRRCCQLKADIVRADEQELAAEGGRALLNLGHTFGHAIEQVTGYTAYLHGEAVGVGLAAAGRLSQKLGLITAAEVARIDRVLAAYQLPGRLRAALSVAELQAATARDKKNRADGVRFVVLNALGAAATRSGIPPATVEAVWRELGAV; from the coding sequence ATGACGGACGGGCTCACAGTCGAATTGGGGTCGAGAAGTTACCCGATTCATTTCTCGCGCAATGCCAGTGCGGCCATTCAGCAAGACTTGGCGGAGGCAACGGCCAAGGGGCAGCAGTCTGTGCTTCTGACCGATGGCGGCGTGGCCCAAGCCCAAGGCGAATTTTTATCCAAAAGCTTCGGTGCGATCCCGCGTCTGACCGTCAATGCCGGGGAGAAAGCCAAATCCCTGGAGAGCCTCGGACGGGTACATGATTTTCTGGCCGCCAATAAAATCAACCGCCAGGGCGTGTTGTGGGTGGTCGGTGGCGGGGTGATGGGCGATCTCGGCGGTTTCGCCGCCGCCACCTACCTGCGCGGCATCCAGTATGTGCAGGTGCCGACGACACTGCTGGCCATGGTCGACAGCTCGGTCGGCGGCAAGACGGGCATCAATCTCGCGGCCGGCAAAAATCTCGTCGGCGCCTTTTATCACCCGCAGGCGGTGCACATCGCCACGGATTTCCTCGCGACGCTGCCGCCGCGCGAGTTTGCCGCTGGCATGGCGGAGGTCATCAAATACGGCCTGCTCGGCGATGCGGCGCTCCAGGCGCAGTTGGAAGGAACCGTGCTGACTCCCGCGCACGCCGGGCTGCCGGCCGTCATCCGCCGCTGCTGCCAGCTCAAGGCGGACATCGTGCGCGCGGACGAACAGGAGCTGGCGGCCGAGGGCGGCCGGGCCCTGCTGAACCTCGGGCACACTTTCGGCCACGCCATCGAGCAGGTCACGGGCTACACCGCCTACCTGCATGGCGAGGCCGTCGGAGTCGGCCTCGCGGCGGCGGGGCGGCTTTCGCAGAAACTTGGACTGATCACCGCCGCCGAGGTCGCCCGGATCGACCGCGTGCTCGCGGCCTACCAGTTGCCGGGGCGGTTGCGCGCCGCGCTGTCCGTGGCGGAGCTGCAGGCCGCCACGGCGCGCGACAAGAAGAACCGCGCGGACGGCGTGCGCTTCGTGGTGCTCAACGCCTTGGGCGCGGCGGCGACCCGGTCCGGCATCCCGCCGGCGACAGTCGAGGCGGTCTGGCGCGAGCTGGGCGCGGTCTAG
- a CDS encoding N-acetylmuramoyl-L-alanine amidase encodes MARSSARGLSLLLTLLTACSAPAQPPPPLPGDRLGQTPAGQQAGTVSVAAPAKAEPAPPPPEPVRAAPTRPAQLWPFTRFRGLDYVAVRDIAKRYGLKAAWTKAAMEMTLSDARGVRFTFKRDERDFYLDGARVFLGDLTYLSGDDLWVPKLDVIKTIAPIFAPADHAAFLPAPPKTIVLDPGHGGTDPGKQNLRRKLDEKDMTLDVASRLKKLLEARGYRVVMTRTTDKRFSNNPVVDLPLRAEVANKEHADLFLSIHFNAVDREPERVSGTETYVLTPQFQVSTQPEQDKAMVQTRYPGNKQDMANALLGYMLHRQLITDLKTSDRGYKRYRLAVLRTLSCPGVLVESAYLSNDAEARRVATPEFRQQIAEAMAEGVSNYAAALAALRPAPPPVKP; translated from the coding sequence ATGGCGCGGTCCTCCGCACGCGGCCTGTCGCTGCTCCTCACCTTGCTGACCGCCTGCTCGGCGCCGGCCCAGCCCCCGCCGCCTTTGCCGGGCGACCGGCTCGGACAAACACCGGCCGGCCAGCAGGCCGGAACGGTCTCCGTCGCGGCTCCCGCCAAGGCCGAACCGGCGCCGCCCCCGCCTGAACCGGTGCGCGCCGCGCCCACCCGCCCGGCCCAGCTGTGGCCTTTCACCAGGTTCCGCGGGCTCGACTACGTCGCGGTACGCGACATCGCCAAGCGCTACGGTCTCAAGGCCGCCTGGACCAAGGCGGCCATGGAGATGACGCTGAGCGACGCGCGCGGCGTGCGCTTCACTTTCAAGCGGGACGAGCGGGATTTTTATCTCGATGGCGCCCGCGTCTTCCTGGGCGATCTGACCTACCTGAGCGGCGACGACCTCTGGGTGCCCAAGCTGGATGTCATCAAGACGATCGCGCCGATCTTCGCGCCGGCCGACCACGCGGCCTTCCTGCCGGCGCCACCGAAGACCATCGTGCTGGATCCCGGCCACGGCGGGACCGACCCGGGCAAGCAGAACCTGCGGCGCAAGCTCGACGAGAAGGACATGACGCTCGACGTGGCGTCACGGTTGAAAAAACTGCTGGAAGCCCGCGGCTACCGGGTGGTCATGACGCGCACCACGGACAAGCGTTTCTCCAACAACCCGGTGGTCGACCTGCCGCTGCGCGCCGAGGTCGCCAACAAGGAGCATGCGGATCTTTTCCTCAGCATCCATTTCAACGCGGTGGACCGGGAGCCGGAGCGTGTCTCGGGCACCGAGACTTACGTGCTGACGCCCCAGTTCCAGGTTTCCACCCAGCCCGAGCAGGACAAGGCCATGGTCCAGACCCGGTATCCGGGCAACAAACAGGACATGGCCAACGCCCTGCTCGGCTACATGCTGCATCGCCAGCTCATCACCGATCTCAAGACCTCCGATCGCGGCTACAAGCGCTACCGCCTCGCCGTGCTGCGCACGTTGTCGTGCCCCGGCGTGCTGGTGGAGTCCGCCTATCTTTCCAACGACGCCGAGGCGCGGCGCGTCGCCACGCCGGAGTTCCGCCAGCAGATCGCCGAGGCGATGGCCGAGGGCGTGTCGAACTATGCCGCCGCGCTCGCGGCCTTGCGTCCCGCTCCGCCGCCGGTCAAACCCTAG
- a CDS encoding S24 family peptidase has product MLRRVPCILAGVLLCTGLTGVARETDDPWIRGVFTGKSPRPVPLVETAAWQRASAFAEHAPNSFVLVGSGQSMQPLYSPGTIMVLQRFPFELLERGQTVLYRNHEHKIVAHVLVAKARDGWRVAGLNNHGHDMEPVQAANLVGVVIAAFQPLPEPARPRVAALGD; this is encoded by the coding sequence ATGCTCCGGCGCGTGCCATGTATCCTGGCGGGGGTGTTATTGTGCACCGGGCTCACGGGCGTGGCGCGGGAGACCGATGACCCGTGGATCCGCGGGGTTTTCACCGGCAAATCGCCGCGGCCCGTGCCGCTGGTCGAGACCGCCGCCTGGCAACGCGCCAGCGCCTTTGCGGAGCATGCGCCGAATTCCTTTGTGCTCGTCGGCAGCGGCCAGTCCATGCAGCCGCTCTACAGCCCAGGCACCATCATGGTTCTGCAGCGGTTTCCCTTTGAGTTGCTCGAACGCGGCCAGACCGTCCTCTACCGCAACCATGAGCACAAGATCGTCGCCCATGTGCTGGTGGCCAAGGCGCGTGATGGCTGGCGCGTCGCCGGCCTCAACAATCACGGCCACGACATGGAACCGGTGCAGGCCGCCAATCTCGTGGGGGTCGTGATTGCCGCGTTCCAGCCGTTGCCGGAGCCGGCCCGCCCGCGGGTCGCCGCGCTCGGCGACTAA
- a CDS encoding TonB-dependent siderophore receptor, with protein MPRLPLLALACAALASTALARAGEATNAAADDTADGTLKLENMAVIGERVESKNYRVQESLTATKTNTPLLDVPQSITIVTEQQIKDQQMLSLGDVVRYVPGITAHQGENNRDQIVFRGNSSSADFFLNGVRDDVQYYRDLYNLSRVEVLRGPNAMLFGRGGGGGLINRVLKVAGFTPIREITLQAGSHDNKRATVDVNEPLSDRTAFRLNALYEDSASFRNSVELKRSAINPTLTFVPAPATRLTFSYEHLHDVRTADRGITSFQGRPADVPIDTFYGNPADSHVRASVNFLSATVEHQAGALNIRNRTLFGDYDRFYQNYVPGAVNAAQTQVTLTAYNNATRRQNLFNQTDLTYAATTGTIKHTLLGGLELGTQRTDNFRNTGFFNNTATSLLVPYDQPTITTPVTYRQSATDADNHLNTGLAAIYAQDQIEFSREWQAIVGLRFDSFDLEYRNNRNGDNLSRKDDLVSPRAGVIYKPVAQASLYANYSVSYLPSSGDQFSSLTTITQQVKPEKFTNYELGAKWEINLQFSATAAVYRLDRTNTRATDSADPTRIIQTGRTRTNGYEFGLTGSLTKDWSVTGGYAYQDASIRSATTAAPAGAQVAQVPRHNFSLWNKYQLLPPLGVGLGVIYRSAMFAAVDNTVTVPGYTRVDAAVYYALSPMWHLQANVENLLDRKYYINADSNTNISPGSPLAVRVMLRTSF; from the coding sequence ATGCCGCGCCTGCCCTTGCTGGCGCTGGCCTGCGCGGCGCTGGCCTCGACTGCCCTCGCCCGGGCCGGCGAAGCCACGAACGCCGCCGCCGACGATACGGCCGACGGAACACTCAAACTCGAGAACATGGCGGTCATCGGCGAGCGGGTTGAATCGAAAAACTACAGGGTCCAGGAGAGCCTCACCGCCACCAAGACCAACACCCCGCTGCTCGATGTGCCCCAGTCCATCACCATCGTGACGGAACAGCAGATCAAGGATCAGCAAATGCTGAGCCTGGGCGACGTGGTGCGCTATGTGCCCGGCATCACCGCCCACCAGGGCGAAAACAACCGCGATCAGATCGTCTTTCGCGGCAACAGTTCCTCCGCCGACTTTTTCCTCAACGGCGTCCGAGACGACGTTCAATACTACCGCGACCTCTACAATCTCAGCCGCGTGGAAGTCCTGCGCGGACCCAATGCCATGCTCTTCGGCCGGGGCGGCGGCGGCGGCCTGATCAACCGCGTGCTCAAGGTAGCCGGCTTCACGCCCATCCGCGAGATCACGCTCCAGGCTGGCTCCCACGACAACAAGCGCGCGACGGTCGACGTGAACGAACCCCTGAGCGACCGGACCGCCTTCCGGCTCAATGCACTTTATGAGGATTCCGCGAGCTTCCGGAATTCCGTCGAGCTCAAGCGTTCGGCCATCAACCCGACGCTCACCTTTGTGCCGGCCCCGGCCACCAGGCTCACTTTCTCCTATGAGCACCTGCACGATGTCCGCACCGCCGACCGCGGCATCACATCCTTCCAGGGCCGGCCGGCGGACGTGCCCATCGACACCTTCTACGGCAATCCCGCAGACAGCCACGTGCGCGCCTCGGTGAATTTCCTGTCGGCCACCGTCGAGCACCAGGCGGGTGCCCTGAATATCCGCAACCGCACCCTCTTCGGGGACTACGACCGGTTCTACCAGAATTATGTCCCGGGCGCGGTGAATGCCGCCCAGACGCAGGTCACCCTGACGGCCTACAACAATGCCACCCGGCGGCAGAATCTTTTCAACCAGACCGACCTGACCTACGCCGCCACCACCGGAACCATCAAGCACACCCTGCTCGGCGGCCTCGAACTGGGCACCCAGCGGACGGACAATTTCCGCAATACCGGCTTCTTCAACAACACCGCCACCTCCCTCCTGGTGCCGTATGACCAGCCGACGATCACCACGCCGGTCACCTACCGCCAGAGCGCGACCGATGCGGACAACCACCTCAACACCGGTCTGGCCGCCATCTATGCCCAGGACCAGATCGAGTTCTCCCGCGAATGGCAGGCCATTGTCGGCCTCCGGTTCGACTCCTTCGATCTGGAATACCGCAACAACCGGAATGGCGACAACCTGAGCCGGAAAGATGACCTCGTTTCCCCGCGCGCCGGCGTCATCTACAAGCCCGTCGCCCAGGCTTCCCTCTACGCCAACTACAGCGTGTCCTATCTGCCCAGTTCCGGCGACCAGTTCTCGTCGCTGACCACCATCACCCAGCAGGTGAAGCCGGAAAAATTCACCAACTACGAACTCGGCGCCAAGTGGGAGATCAACCTGCAGTTCTCCGCGACCGCCGCGGTCTACCGGCTGGATCGCACCAACACCCGCGCGACCGACTCCGCCGATCCGACCCGCATCATCCAGACGGGCCGCACCCGCACCAACGGCTATGAGTTCGGCCTGACCGGCAGCCTCACCAAGGATTGGAGCGTGACGGGCGGCTACGCGTATCAGGACGCCTCCATCCGCAGCGCCACCACGGCCGCGCCGGCCGGCGCCCAGGTCGCCCAGGTGCCCCGCCACAATTTCTCCCTGTGGAACAAATATCAGCTCCTCCCGCCGCTGGGCGTCGGGCTCGGTGTCATCTATCGCTCCGCCATGTTCGCAGCGGTGGACAACACGGTCACGGTGCCGGGTTACACCCGGGTCGATGCGGCCGTTTATTACGCCCTCAGCCCCATGTGGCACCTGCAGGCCAACGTCGAGAACCTGCTCGATCGGAAATATTACATCAACGCGGACAGCAACACGAACATCTCGCCGGGCTCGCCGCTGGCCGTTCGCGTCATGCTGCGCACGAGCTTCTGA
- a CDS encoding TIGR03790 family protein, producing MKRRLLVLGLLLWTGGVAAETDLTARVVILANSRQPESVRLAEFYAEQRAVPAANILALPLPEAENITWREFIDQVWQPVQDELLRRGWIEGTTSSLLDKLGRRRYAPASHRISYLVVCRGVPLRIYNDPTLLEEKPGRKIPAELNKNESAVDAELSLIAQGGYDITALVPNPLFANDRPPGPDAGMVVKVTRLDGPTWASARHLVTAALEAERTGLLGRYYVDLKGPHAEGDDWLQATEKQLRELGFDGDTESTGATFGAEARFDAPVLYFGWYAGNLNGPFAREGFAFPPGAVALHIHSFSATTLRSDSAGWCGPFVARGVTATVGNVFEPYLEFTHRPNLLLRALAQGKNFGDAVYYALPALSWQAVAIGDPLYRPFRVPLENQGSAPYAVMRRANLLGREGRKPEALALLKGALREQPGLALGLALAKLAVAENDPPAAVAAIGFAPALTAIRPEDWPLLREMAGLLAANGARPAALQVYANLARAKAPTPEALKALLTEARSTADAAGDLKHSLEFARQLSELAPPSAPAK from the coding sequence ATGAAGCGGCGCCTCCTCGTCCTTGGCCTGTTGCTCTGGACGGGCGGAGTCGCGGCGGAAACGGACCTGACGGCGCGCGTCGTCATTCTCGCCAACTCGCGCCAGCCGGAATCGGTCCGGCTCGCGGAGTTCTACGCGGAGCAGCGCGCGGTGCCCGCCGCCAACATCCTCGCCCTGCCGCTGCCCGAGGCCGAGAACATCACCTGGCGCGAGTTCATCGACCAGGTCTGGCAACCGGTGCAGGACGAACTGCTCCGGCGCGGCTGGATCGAGGGCACGACCAGCAGCCTGCTCGATAAACTGGGCCGGCGGCGCTACGCCCCGGCGAGCCACCGGATTTCCTACCTCGTCGTCTGTCGCGGCGTGCCGCTGCGCATCTACAACGACCCGACCCTGCTCGAGGAAAAGCCGGGCCGGAAGATCCCGGCGGAACTGAACAAGAACGAATCGGCGGTCGACGCGGAGCTGAGCCTGATCGCGCAGGGTGGCTACGACATCACCGCGCTGGTGCCCAATCCGCTCTTTGCCAACGACCGGCCGCCGGGGCCTGACGCCGGGATGGTGGTCAAGGTCACGCGGCTTGACGGACCGACCTGGGCGAGCGCCCGGCATCTGGTCACCGCCGCACTGGAAGCCGAGCGCACCGGGCTGCTCGGCCGCTACTATGTGGATCTCAAGGGACCGCATGCGGAGGGCGATGACTGGCTGCAGGCCACGGAGAAGCAGCTGCGGGAACTCGGTTTCGACGGCGACACGGAGTCCACCGGCGCGACCTTCGGGGCGGAGGCGCGCTTCGACGCCCCCGTGCTTTATTTCGGCTGGTATGCCGGGAACCTCAACGGCCCGTTTGCCCGCGAGGGCTTTGCCTTTCCGCCCGGCGCCGTGGCCCTGCACATCCACAGTTTCTCGGCCACGACGCTCCGTTCCGACTCAGCGGGCTGGTGCGGGCCGTTCGTGGCGCGCGGAGTGACCGCCACCGTGGGCAACGTCTTCGAGCCCTACCTGGAGTTCACCCACCGGCCCAACCTGCTGCTGCGCGCCCTGGCGCAGGGGAAGAACTTTGGTGACGCGGTGTATTACGCGCTGCCGGCGCTGAGCTGGCAGGCCGTGGCCATCGGCGACCCGCTCTACCGGCCGTTCCGGGTCCCGCTGGAGAACCAGGGTTCGGCCCCGTATGCGGTCATGCGGCGGGCGAATCTGCTGGGGCGCGAAGGGCGGAAACCGGAGGCGCTCGCCTTACTCAAGGGCGCGCTGCGCGAGCAACCCGGTCTGGCGCTGGGCCTGGCCCTTGCGAAGCTGGCGGTGGCGGAAAACGATCCGCCGGCCGCGGTGGCCGCGATTGGCTTTGCGCCGGCGCTCACCGCGATCCGGCCCGAGGACTGGCCGTTGCTGCGGGAGATGGCCGGCCTGCTGGCGGCCAACGGCGCGCGGCCGGCGGCGCTGCAGGTTTATGCGAACCTCGCCCGGGCCAAGGCGCCGACCCCGGAAGCGCTGAAGGCGTTGCTGACCGAGGCGCGCTCGACGGCGGACGCCGCCGGCGATCTGAAGCACTCGCTGGAATTCGCGCGGCAGCTCAGCGAGTTGGCGCCGCCGTCCGCGCCGGCCAAATAA
- a CDS encoding iron-sulfur cluster assembly accessory protein, which translates to MPPLPEGVREGGEQLVRLTAEAGAKVAALIAREQQGDFLRIAITGGGCNGLSYKLKFTPELRRGDILVRSAGVPVAVDPKTALYLKGTVLDYSGKMVAGGFKFSNPNAKASCSCGESFSV; encoded by the coding sequence ATGCCACCGCTGCCCGAAGGCGTCCGCGAGGGCGGCGAGCAGCTCGTCCGCCTCACGGCCGAGGCGGGGGCCAAGGTCGCCGCGCTCATCGCGCGCGAGCAACAGGGCGATTTTCTGCGCATCGCGATCACCGGCGGCGGGTGCAACGGCCTCAGCTACAAGCTGAAGTTCACGCCCGAGTTGCGCCGGGGCGACATCCTGGTGCGCTCGGCGGGGGTGCCGGTGGCCGTGGACCCCAAGACGGCGCTTTACCTGAAGGGCACAGTGCTGGATTACTCGGGCAAGATGGTCGCGGGCGGGTTCAAGTTCTCGAACCCCAACGCCAAGGCCAGTTGTTCCTGCGGGGAAAGCTTTAGCGTATGA